From a single Piliocolobus tephrosceles isolate RC106 chromosome 21, ASM277652v3, whole genome shotgun sequence genomic region:
- the LOC111525244 gene encoding LOW QUALITY PROTEIN: zinc finger protein 221-like (The sequence of the model RefSeq protein was modified relative to this genomic sequence to represent the inferred CDS: inserted 5 bases in 3 codons; deleted 2 bases in 2 codons) — MTTFKEAVTFKDVAVVFTEDELGLLDSAQRKLYGDVMLENFRNLLSVGNQPFHQDTFHFLRKEKLWMMKTTSQREGNSGGKIQIEMETVPEAGPHEEWSCQQIWEQIASDLTRPQDSIRNSSELFIEGDVLCQIEAGLSISHVQQKSYQCNECKQSFSDVSVFDLHQQLHSGEKSHTCDECGKSFCYISALRTHQRVHMGEKHYKCDVCGKEFNQSSHLQTHQRVHTGEKPFKCEQCGKGFHSRSALNVHCKLHIGEKPYNCEECGKAFIHDSQLQEHQRIHTGEKPFKCDICGKSFRVRSRLNRHSMVHTGEKPFRCDTCGKNFRQRSALNSHSMVHIGEKPYKCEQCGKGFICRRDFCKHQMVHTGEKPYNCKECGKTFRWSSCLLNHQRVHSGQKPFKCEECGKGFYTNSQRSSHQRSHNGEKPYKCEECGKGYKRRLDLEFHQRVHTGERPYNCKECGKSFGWASCLLKHRRLHSGEKPFKCEECGKRFTQSSQLHSHQTCHTGEKLYKCEQCEKGYNSKFNLDMHQRVHRGERPYNCKECGKSFGWASCLLKHQRLHSGEKPLKCXECVKRSTQNSQHHLHQKVYVEEKPYRCEKCGKGFGWASTHLTHRXFHSREKPFKCENYRKSFEHRSYLKDQEKVYGGDNPYKCEEYGMYYNRHLXLDMHQRVHIVEKPQKFGEIAMCFSYASSLQLHQSVHFQKKP; from the exons ATGACCACATTCAAA GAGGCAGTGACCTTCAAAGATGTGGCTGTGGTCTTCACTGAGGATGAGCTGGGGCTGCTGGACTCTGCCCAGAGGAAGCTGTATGGAGACGTGATGCTAGAGAACTTCAGGAACCTGCTCTCAGTAG GGAATCAACCATTCCACCAAGATACTTTCCACTTCTTAAGGAAGGAAAAGTTGTGGATGATGAAGACAACAAGCCAAAGAGAAGGGAATTCAG GAGGGAAGATCCAAATTGAGATGGAGACTGTTCCAGAAGCAGGACCACATGAAGAGTGGTCCTGTCAGCAAATATGGGAACAAATTGCAAGTGACCTAACCAGGCCTCAAGACTCCATAAGGAACAGCTCTGAGTTATTCATAGAAGGTGATGTCCTCTGCCAGATTGAGGCAGGACTATCTATAAGTCATGTGCAACAGAAATCTTACCAGTGTAATGAATGTAAACAGTCCTTCAGTGATGTTTCTGTCTTTGATCTTCATCAACAATTACACTCAGGAGAGAAGTCTCATACATGTGATGAGTGTGGAAAAAGCTTCTGTTACATCTCAGCCCTTCGTACTCATCAAAGAGTCCATATGGGAGAAAAACACTATAAGTGTGATGTGTGTGGTAAGGAATTTAATCAGAGCTCACATCTTCAAACTCATCAGAGGgtccatactggagagaaaccattcAAATGTGAGCAGTGTGGGAAAGGCTTCCATAGTAGATCAGCACTTAATGTTCATTGCAAGTTACACATAGGAGAGAAGCCTTATAATTGtgaggaatgtgggaaagccttcattCATGATTCACAGCTTCAGGAACATCAGAGAATCCATACTGGGGAGAAGCCATTCAAATGTGATATATGTGGTAAGAGCTTCCGTGTTAGATCAAGACTTAATAGGCATTCCATGGTTCACACAGGAGAAAAACCATTCAGATGTGATACATGTGGCAAGAACTTTCGTCAGAGATCAGCACTTAATAGTCATTCCATGGTCCACATAGGAGAGAAGCCATACAAATGTGAGCAGTGTGGAAAAGGCTTCATTTGTAGGCGAGACTTTTGTAAGCATCAGATGgtccacacaggagagaaaccatatAATTGTAAAGAATGTGGGAAGACCTTCAGATGGTCCTCATGTCTTTTGAACCATCAGCGAGTCCACAGTGGGCAAAAACCcttcaaatgtgaagaatgtgggaaGGGATTTTATACAAATTCACAACGATCTTCCCATCAGAGATCCCACAATGGAGAAAAGCCATATAAGTGTGAGGAGTGTGGTAAGGGCTATAAAAGGAGGTTGGATCTTGAGTTTCACCAGAGGGTCCACACGGGTGAGAGACCCTATAattgtaaggaatgtgggaagagcTTTGGCTGGGCCTCCTGTCTTTTGAAACATCGGAGACTCCACAGTGGAGAAAAACCTTTCAAATGTGAAGAGTGTGGAAAGAGATTCACTCAGAGTTCACAACTTCATTCCCATCAGACATGCCATACTGGAGAAAAGTTATACAAATGTGAGCAGTGTGAGAAGGGGTACAACAGTAAATTTAATCTTGACATGCACCAGAGGGTCCACAGGGGAGAGCGACCCTATAATTGTAAGGAATGTGGAAAGAGCTTTGGCTGGGCTTCATGTCTTTTGAAACATCAGAGACTCCACAGTGGAGAAAAGCCATTGAAATG GGAGTGTGTGAAAAGATCTACTCAGAATTCACAGCACCATTTACATCAGAAAGTCTATGTGGAAGAAAAGCCATACAGGTGTGAGAAGTGTGGGAAGGGCTTTGGCTGGGCCTCAACTCATCTGACCCATC TTTTCCACAGCAGAGAAAAACCATTCAAATGTGAGAACTATAGAAAGAGCTTTGAACATAGATCATATCTTAAAGACCAAGAA AAAGTCTACGGTGGAGATAATCCATACAAATGTGAGGAGTATGGTATGTACTACAACAGGCACTT ACTTGATATGCATCAGAGGGTCCATATTGTAGAGAAACCACAGAAGTTTGGGGAGATTGCCATGTGCTTCAGTTATGCCTCA AGTCTTCAGCTTCATCAGAGTGTTCACTTTCAAAAGAAACCTTAG